One window from the genome of Corvus moneduloides isolate bCorMon1 chromosome 9, bCorMon1.pri, whole genome shotgun sequence encodes:
- the TRMT1L gene encoding TRMT1-like protein: MAAAEAAEAVLGRQQEQREEEEENHGHEGSGEPAALNGVVVSEKLKSNNLDVKITESELEVEKKGAEEERPRESDSNILDVSSDCPRDKHISIQRHLADLEKLADLREDEKKPCPLCPEEKFKACYSHKLHRHLQNLHWKVSVEFEGYRMCICHLSCRPVKPNLVGDQTLAKMGAHYHCIICSATIIRRTDMIGHINRHVNKGETESRFITVRAPKSSYEVVKESATDVQVLPNHSTPQKTDSYFNPKMKLNRQLIFCALAVLAGERKPIECLDAFGATGIMGLQWAKHLRSSVKVTINDCNENSVTMIKENCHLNKMKVKLNIKEEDNDETVGDGEENSDTIEVTKMDANVIMHLRSFDFIHLDPFGTSVNYLDSAFRNVRNLGIVSLTSTDISSLYAKAQHVALRHYGCNIVRTEYYKELAARTVIAAVTRAAARCNKGIEVLLAVALEHFVLVVVRVLRGPTPADDSAKKVRYLIHCQWCEERVFQKEGNMVEENPYQQLPCDCHGSMPGKTAVLLGPLWSGALFNTGFLRRMLLEAVQYGLDEAQPLLKTLVCEAECTTLKHFSTHSPGDENKQEECGVYIKTPNTSAESYLVHGKRKSEEVLRSAAKRQRAEHSAEHPPFYYNIHRHSIKGMNMPKLNKFLNYLSEAGYRVSRTHFDPMGVRTNAPLVQFKTVLMKYSTPTYVGVQAEGPVHLPGEIQVGEEVPAAAEIKVEEAELAEDGKSGVTAAMFTQSYPTHCAAD; the protein is encoded by the exons ATGGCAGCGGCAGAGGCGGcggaggctgtgctggggcggcagcaggagcagcgggaggaagaggaggagaaccATGGCCATGAAGGCAGCGGCGAGCCGGCGGCGCTCA atGGTGTGGTGGtctctgaaaaactgaaaagcaataACCTGGATGTGAAAATTACTGAGTCAGAATTGgaagttgaaaaaaaaggagCGGAGGAAGAACGCCCAAGGGAATCTGATAGCAACATTTTGGATGTATCATCTGATTGTCCAAGAG acAAACATATTTCAATTCAGAGACACCTTGCTGATCTAGAGAAACTGGCTGACCTGAGAGAAG atgaaaagaaaCCTTGTCCGTTGTGTCCTGAGGAGAAATTCAAAGCTTGCTATAGCCACAAACTCCATCGTCACCTGCAGAATTTGCACTGGAAAGTTTCTGTTGAATTTGAAG GGTACAGAATGTGCATCTGTCACTTATCCTGTCGGCCAGTAAAACCCAACCTTGTTGGAGACCAG ACATTGGCAAAGATGGGAGCTCATTACCACTGTATCATCTGCTCGGCGACTATCATACGAAGAACTGACATGATAGGTCACATCAATCGCCACGTGAATAAAGGAGAGACTGAGTCAAGGTTTATCACAG TTCGTGCTCCCAAGTCATCTTACGAAGTGGTGAAAGAGTCAGCCACAGATGTGCAGGTTCTTCCCAACCACTCCACGCCCCAGAAAACAGATTCCTATTTTAATCCTAAAATGAAACTCAACAG GCAGTTGATATTCTGTGCACTGGCTGTGCTTGCTGGGGAGCGCAAACCCATTGAATGTTTGGATGCTTTTGGTGCCACTG gTATCATGGGATTGCAGTGGGCAAAGCACCTCAGAAGTTCTGTGAAAGTTACAATTAATGATTGTAATGAAAATTCTGTGACAATGATTAAGGAGAATTGtcatttaaacaaaatgaaGGTGAAACTGAACATTAAGGAAGAAGACAATGATGAAActgtgggagatggagaagaaaatagTGACACCATTGAGGTGACAAAAATGGATGCCAATGTTATCATGCATTTGAGATCATTTGATTTTAT ccaTTTGGACCCCTTTGGAACTTCTGTGAATTACCTGGACTCTGCCTTTAGAAATGTGAGGAACCTTGGGATTGTGTCGTTGACATCCACAGACATCAGCTCCCTGTATGCCAAGGCTCAACATGTGGCCCTGCGTCACTATGGCTGCAATATTGTCAGAACAGAGTACTACAaggagctggcagccaggaCTGTAATTGCTGCTGTGACAAG agctgcagctcgCTGTAACAAAGGCATTGAAGTGCTGCTGGCAGTAGCTCTGGAACACTTTGTTCTGGTGGTGGTCAGAGTTTTACGGGGCCCGACCCCTGCGGATGACTCGGCAAAGAAGGTCCGATACCTCATCCACTGCCAGTGGTGTGAAGAGAGGGTTTTCCAGAAAGAGGGCAATATGGTGGAAG aaaaccCTTACCAGCAGCTGCCCTGTGACTGCCACGGCAGCATGCCTGGGAAGACAGCAGTGCTTCTTGGTCCACTCTG GTCAGGAGCGCTCTTCAACACTGGATTCCTcaggaggatgctgctggaggctgtgcAGTACGGCTTGGATGAAGCTCAGCCACTTCTGAAGACATTAGTTTGTGAAGCAGAGTGCACAACTCTCAAACATTTTTCTACCCACAGTCCTGGTGATGAGAACAAACAAG AAGAGTGTGGCGTATATATTAAAACACCAAATACTTCTGCAGAATCCTACTTGGTACATG ggaagaggaaaagcgAGGAGGTGCTGCGCAGCGCGGCGAAGCGGCAGCGAGCCGAGCACAGTGCCGAGCACCCCCCGTTCTATTATAACATCCACCGGCACAGCATCAAGGGCATGAACATGCCAAA GTTAAATAAGTTCCTGAACTATCTGTCGGAGGCTGGATACCGTGTGAGCCGAACCCACTTCGACCCCATGGGAGTCCGCACCAATGCGCCCCTGGTGCAGTTCAAGACTGTTCTCATGAAGTACAGCACTCCCACCTACGTGGGGGTACAGGCAGAAGGCCCTGTGCACCTCCCTGGAGAGATCCAGGTGGGAGAAGAggttccagctgctgcagagatcaAGGTGGAGGAGGCTGAGTTAGCGGAAGATGGTAAATCTGGAGTCACTGCCGCCATGTTCACACAGTCATACCCCACTCACTGTGCTGCTGATTAA